CGCTTTATTGTTGTCAGGCAGATGCTGGAGGAGTTCACGGAGCGTTTTACCGCGCTGATGGCTGCCAAAATGATGGGCGATCCCATGGATAAGAAGAAAGATATCGGCCCCATGGCATCAGTTGCGCTGAGGGATGAGCTTCACGGGCAGGTTGCCGCAAGCATTGACAAGGGTGCAAAATGCATTCTTGGAGGTACGGTGCCGGAGAAACCCGGGGCCTGGTACCCTCCAACTGTGTTAACGGGCGTCAAACCCGGTATGCCCGCGTATGACGAAGAGATATTCGGGCCGGTAGCGGCGATCATAGGCGCTGAAGATAAGCCCGGGGCCATCAGGATCGCCAATGATACGCAATTCGGACTCGGAGCCGCGGTATTTACGCGCGATACGGAAAAGGGCACATCCATTGCTGAAAAGGAGTTGAATGCCGGCTGCTGTTTTGTGAACGACATGGTAAGGTCGGATCCCCGCCTGCCTTTCGGCGGAATAAAACAGAGCGGTTACGGCAGGGAGCTTTCATATTTCGGCATCCGGGAGTTTGTCAATATCAAGGCGGTTTTTTCCGGCTGACCAACAACCATTTACAGATTATTTGAAGCAGATTTTTAGCCTTGCATCAGCAATACCTATGAAATTAGTTTGCGAACTATAAAAATAGTTGTATCTTTGACAAGGATCTGATTTGTCAAACTAAAATATCTTAAGATGCAACTATTCAAAAACAATGGAGTACGAAGGGCACTGATACTGTCACTGCTCGCTGCAACCGCAGTTTTTGCGGCCACCTGTACCAAGGAGATCCTGATGCAGCAGGATCCGCCCGGGCAACTGCAGGTTCCCCAGCTTGCACCCGGAAGTGACAATCTCTATTTTGTTGTTGAGCAGATGCCCTACTTCAAAGAAGAGGGTAAGGGTTATGACGGATTTCGAAAATTCATTGCTGAAAACATCCGTTACCCTGAGGAGGCCCGGGAACAGGGCATAGAGGGCAGGGTTTTCGTGCAGCTTACCGTAAAGGATGACGGAAGTGTAGGCAACGTAAATGTTGTAAGGGGAGCCGATCCTCTGCTTGACCGGGAAGCCGTGAGGGTGGTTGAGGCATCGCCGCGCTGGGTCCCCGGTATGCAGAATGGCAAACCGGTCAATGTCGTGTTCACCATGCCTGTAACCTTTTTGCTTCCCGGCGGGGAGCCTGATGAGGAAGTCTTAACTATGACTGTAACCTCCAGTCCGCCAAAAGGGGAGCCTGAGGAGTAATTCCCGGCCTGGCCAGGAGGCTGGCTTCCGTAAGTTGACAATGGCAGTTGATTAATCAAATTGCATTAACTTTGCTGTTAAAGTCAATGGGAGCCATGAATTTCCTTCAACATATCCTGCCGGCGTTGATCCTTTCCTGGTATTCGGTTATTCCTGCCGTGGCTGATGATTTTGAAACACCCAGACTGATACCCTTTCTTGTAAGCGAGTTTGACCTGCACAACCAGAACTGGAGCATTGACCAGGATCCCTCCAGTTATTTTATCTACCTGGCCAATTCAGGCGGGCTTATTGAATACAACGGTATCAGGTTCAGAGAATATATTCTCGAGGACAACCTTCCTGTCAGATCGGTGGCGGTTGATTCTTCAGGCAGGATCTTTACAGGCTCTTTCGAGGAATTCGGTTTCTGGCAATATGACGGGAGCGGGCAGTTGACATACAACTCACTGACACATCTTACCGAAGTCGAAAGAAATGATGAGATATGGAAAATTTACATCCTTGGCGGGAAGGTATATTTCCAGTCGTTCACATCAGTTTACATATATGATAGCGGGAAGGTGGAAAAGATCCTTGCTCCCTATACAATGCTTTTCATGCACCTTCCGGGTGACCGGTTCATTGCCCAGATAATTGATGGCGGGCTCTACATGTTTGATGGTGAGGAATTTGAGTTTATTGAAAACAGCGGGATATTTGCCGGCAAGAAGGTGCATGCAATAATAGGCTATGATGATGAAAGATGGCTCGTATGCACCGGCAATGACGGCATCTACATTTATGACGGCAGTGATTTCAGTTATTTCAGATCTGAGGCCTCTGCTTTTCTGGAGAGGTATACATTCAATGCTGCCAGCCGGCTCAACGATTCGACATTTGCTTTTGGCAGTATCCTCAATGGGGTGATCATAACAGACAGGGATGGTAATATCCTGAGTGTCCATAACACCGATAACGGACTCGAAAACAATACGGTGCTTTCACTTTTTGCGGATGCTGACAATGGACTGTGGGTCGGTCTGGACCATGGGGTTAACTATATTGACCTCTGTTCGCCGTTCACTCATTACCAGAGCAGAAACGGCACGATGGGTACGATATATGCAATGCTGAAGCACGATAATTTCCTTTATATCGGCACCAATCACGGCCTTTTCAGGGCAGATATTCAGAGAAAGGGCCAGTTATGGAATTTTGACAATATTACATTTGTTCCGGGGAGTCACGGACAGGTATGGACGCTTGAAATATTTGACGGACAGATCCTGTGCGGCCATAATGACGGCACCTTCCTGGTGGATGACGGCCGCCTGCAAACTCTCTCGACAATAACAGGCGGGTGGTCACTAAAGCCATTCGGCGGTCATATCATCGCAGGCACCTATACAGGTATTATTTTCCTCGAAAGAGATCATATCGGAACCTGGCAGTACATGCACAAGGTTGAAAATTTCAATGAACCGACCAGGTATATTGAAACCGACTACCTTGGTTATGTCTGGGCATCACACCATCAAAGGGGCATATACAAGATAGAATTGTCGGGCGACCTTACTGAGGCTGTAAAGGTTGAGTATTTTCCGAGTATTTACGGTAAGGGTTTCAATATCAAGACATTTAAGATTAACAACAGGGTTGTGTTTGTCACTCCTGAGGATATATATACCTTTGACTTCGTAAGAAATCAGATCGTTCCCTTTGAAGCTCTGACGGAGCATCTGGGCGATTTCCGTTATGTTGCACAGATCAGTCAGCATAAGCCGAACCAATACTGGTTCATCAGGGACGACAAGCTTGCTCTTTTTGAAATCGGACTTGACTTTTCGACCCGCAAGCTGTTTGAGATACAGCATGAAAATATCAACCTCCCTCAGAGAGAAATCAGATTGTTACCTCTTGACGATAATTCTATAATTATTTCCAACCCTCACAGCTTTGATGTTTTTGATATATCGAAGCATGAAATGAAGACTGATGTTTCAAGGCTGGGTATTGATAAGCTGCTTTTCTACGGAAAGCGCGATACTGTTACTTTTTTCGAATTCTTCAGGGATGTTGCCGTGCCATGGAATGTTAACAATTTGGCGGTTCAATTTTCCGACCCTTCGCTGTTCGGGCGTACCTCAAAACCTTTCCGGTACCGGATCGCCGAACTTGACCCTACATGGCAGAATACAATTTCAGACCGGGTTGTTTTACCCGGTCTGAAACCCGGGAAATATACCCTTGAGCTGAAAGGCATTGGTGAGAATATTGTCGCCGTTCCTTTTACGGTAGGTAAACCATGGTACCATTCACACTTTGCGCTGATGGTTTATGCGATCATAGTGGCATTATTAGCCTGGTCGCTCAGGAAATTCTTCAGCTATGAAATAAGCCGGCATAAAGAA
This genomic stretch from Marinilabiliales bacterium harbors:
- a CDS encoding energy transducer TonB, which gives rise to MQLFKNNGVRRALILSLLAATAVFAATCTKEILMQQDPPGQLQVPQLAPGSDNLYFVVEQMPYFKEEGKGYDGFRKFIAENIRYPEEAREQGIEGRVFVQLTVKDDGSVGNVNVVRGADPLLDREAVRVVEASPRWVPGMQNGKPVNVVFTMPVTFLLPGGEPDEEVLTMTVTSSPPKGEPEE